One genomic segment of Hypomesus transpacificus isolate Combined female chromosome 5, fHypTra1, whole genome shotgun sequence includes these proteins:
- the wnt11 gene encoding protein Wnt-11 has protein sequence MKSTSQILSLCLLTVLLLPHICSGIKWLALSHTPGSLHINQTQHCKILPGLVSSQAQLCRSNLELMHTIIQAAREVKKTCQKTFSDMRWNCSTIDIPSDSPKYSPDLDRGTRESAFVYALSAAAISHTIARACTSGDLRVCSCGPIPGEIPEPGYRWGGCADNLHYGLVMGSKFSDAPMKMKRAGSHANKLMHLHNSEVGRQALRDALVMKCKCHGVSGSCSIRTCWRGLQDLRDVAMDLKTKYLSATKVVHRPMGTRKQLVPKDIDIRPVRDNELVYLQSSPDFCSKNDKLGSVGTQDRQCNKTSVGSDSCDLMCCGRGYNPYTEKLVERCHCKYHWCCYVTCKKCERIVERYVCK, from the exons ATGAAGAGCACCTCTCAAATCCTCTCCCTGTGTTTGCTCACAGTTCTGCTGCTGCCGCATATCTGCTCTGGCATCAAATGGCT AGCTTTGTCACACACGCCTGGGTCTTTACACATCAACCAAACCCAGCACTGCAAGATACTGCCTGGCCTGGTGTCCTCCCAGGCCCAGCTCTGTCGCAGCAACCTGGAGCTGATGCACACCATCATCCAGGCGGCGCGGGAGGTTAAGAAGACCTGCCAGAAGacattctccgacatgcgctggAACTGCTCCACCATAGACATCCCTAGTGACTCCCCAAAGTACAGTCCAGACTTGGACAGAG GCACAAGGGAGTCAGCGTTCGTCTACGCACTTTCGGCAGCTGCCATTAGCCACACCATTGCGCGGGCGTGCACCTCAGGGGACCTGCGTGTGTGCTCGTGCGGGCCCATCCCTGGGGAGATCCCCGAGCCGGGCTACCGCTGGGGGGGCTGTGCCGACAACCTGCACTACGGCCTGGTGATGGGCTCCAAGTTCTCCGACGCCCCCATGAAGATGAAGAGGGCGGGCTCGCACGCCAACAAGCTCATGCACCTGCACAACAGCGAAGTGGGGAGACAG gCCCTGAGAGACGCCCTGGTGATGAAGTGCAAGTGTCACGGTGTGTCCGGCTCCTGCTCCATAAGGACCTGCTGGAGGGGTCTCCAGGACCTGAGAGACGTGGCCATGGACCTGAAGACCAAGTACCTGTCTGCCACCAAGGTGGTTCACCGGCCCATGGGCACGCGCAAGCAGCTGGTCCCCAAGGACATCGACATTAGGCCCGTGAGGGACAACGAGCTGGTATACCTACAGAGCTCCCCAGACTTCTGCTCTAAGAACGACAAGCTTGGCTCCGTCGGAACCCAGGACAG GCAGTGCAACAAGACCTCGGTGGGCAGCGACAGCTGCGACCTGATGTGCTGCGGCCGTGGCTACAACCCCTACACAGAGAAGCTGGTGGAGCGCTGCCACTGCAAGTACCACTGGTGCTGCTACGTCACCTGCAAGAAGTGCGAGAGGATTGTGGAGAGATACGTCTGCAAATGA